GTCCAGAAATAATCTCTCTTATCCATTTTCAGAGATCCTTTTTTTGGTCCGGTCTATTGGTTGTTTATCGTTGTCTGACTCATCAAAGACCGTAAGAGGGGCTTAGTGACGGTTTATTTGCCTCTTCTTGCGATTGAATTCGGATGGCAAATCGGTGGTGGGCCGGGAATGTGGCGATGAGGGGCGCAGATCCGCCTCCTTTCCAGCTGAGTAACGCGGACGAGGACCGCAGGGGCGGTTTGAGCAGGGGCATACCTCCGATTAGAGAACAAGACTTCATGGACAACGCCAATAACGCGATTGCCACGCCCACAAACAGCAGCGGCACTAGCAAAACCAATCCAAACCTTAGCGAGGCCGACTCTCAGGATGATGACAGCCACGACAACGCAGGAGCCGGTGATGACCCAGGAGGCTCCATCCACGAGACCCCTGAGCCCCGCAGCGGCAGTAGCAGCGGCAGCAGAAGTGGGCGAAGGCCCAGAGGCCGGCCTCCTGGGTCGAAGAACAAGCCGAGACCCCCTATTGTGGTCACCAAAGAGAGCCCTAACTCACTGCGTAGCCACATACTCGAAATCAGCAGTGGGAGTGACATCGCGGAGAGCATCGCAAACTTCGCACAGCGGAGACATAGGGGGGTTTCCGTTCTCAGCGGGAGTGGAATCGTGACTAACGTCACTCTTAGGCAGCCCACTGCGCCTGGAGGAGTTATCGCTCTTCAAGGAAGATTTGAGATCTTGTCCCTGAATGGCGCGTTCTTGCCCGCTCCATCGCCGCCAGGGGCCACCGGGCTGACGGTCTATTTGTCGGGTGGGCAGGGGCAGGTAGTTGGGGGCACAGCTGTGGGTCCGTTGGTCGCATCAGGGCCAGTAATGGTTGTCGCAGCCACGTTTAGTAATGCAACGTATGAGCAGCTGCCGGTGGAGGATGAGGCGGAGGAGGCGAATGTGGCAGTGGGGGACGGTGGTGAGACAATGCAATTGCAGCCGACATCGGCAGGAATGAGTCATCCTGGAAATAGCGGTAGTCATAATTCTGGATCTCAGTCTTCTCAAGGATTAGCAAATCAACATCACGCTTCATCTTCTATGCCGATGTTCACTTTGCCTCCTAATTTGATGCCTAACGGACAAGTCCATGATATGTTCTGGGCCACTCCTCGTCCCCCGCCTTCTTACTGAGtcatttagagagagagagagagagagagagagagagatggtgatgttgtAGGTTAggttcattttctttgtttatttgtaATTTCTGCCTGTTTTTTGAAGATGGTCGACAGATCCTCAAGGGAAATTGTCAAGGAAAGGCCGGAACCTTTGTTTATATTACTTGCAACTCCGTTTTTCTAGTGCATGTAATTTGTGCGTTGCCTGATTCTTTTCCCTCTCTGATCTATGTTCGTTttcttttagagagagagagagagagagagagtttcaaATTAGTTTCAGGAAACGGTGTTGGATCGGGCCCAGAGATCAAGAAATGGCTTTCAAGTCTCAACCTCGAGAAAGTACTCTCTGCAAACTTCTGTGACTGCCTCTCTTTGGGTATGTTTTCTTGGTTTCTCTGCACTCGTTATGAGCGTGTGGCTCAAGCGCCTATTGAGCGTTTCAATTCATTTTGACTCTCTGGGTGGAATAGTTTTGTTTCATATGTATCTCGCCCAAGTGTGTCACTTCGTTCCTGTTTGTTGCGAATGCTTAGTCATCATTGCTATTTGTTGCACTGATGTTACCTCTTTGAGGGTTGGGATTTGACACTGCAGCTTGGGTATTGCATGGTTTACACTTGCTGGGTCTTGTGGGTTATAATGGCAGACGTGGCATGAAGGCTCATCACTGGGTTGACAGGTCTCACTGACCTCTGTCGTTAGAAAGTTTCTTTATCTGTCTAATATTTGTTAAAAAGAAGACCCTAACAACTCAATGCTACATAAAGACTACTGATCCTCGGAAGATTCTATGACGAGAACAATTGATTATATGACCTTCATGGAAGGAAAATCATCGCATAACATCATTATTAGCAGCCAGATTAACATCATATATTAGTTGATGTACTTTTTTAGATGATGCATCATCCTTTATGAAAGTAAAAAACAGTCAAATGAAGTGAAAGCACAAGTGTCTTTTCAACTGAGGAATTTTACACAAATAACCATCGGAATAACTTTTTTAGTAGAGTTGAAGAAATTGAGTTAGTTCCTTCCCAAATACAATAGCGGGGGCACTTATGGTTATTACCTAGTACACACTACTACAACATTGCTTTGTGTATGTGATTCATATCACCATCAGTGAAACCATTACTCCTAATTAGTCGTATGCTCGAGCAAAGATAAAGTTTTGACCATCCTGCGCAATAATTTCCTACATGTTTTAGCTATTAGGTAAAGCCATATTATTACTATTGTCCCACTGCTATTTTGTATTATTTCCTTACATGTAGATCAATTACAAACTGCCAGAAATTTAGTTTCTTCATGTGTAAGAACTTTAGCTCTTAATCTTGGTCACACCCTTGTTATTAAGTTGTTCATGAACCATGATTTCTCATGCATTTTCACAACTTATACTCAAGGTCCTACAATTTGACTTAAAGACCACGCTTTTACCTCCTGGGGGCTTCTCAATGGAGTGCTTTATTGCATTTAGAGGAAGAGTCTGCAACACTGCTTCCAAAAATCTTGTAGCTTATGTGAAATAGTGATGCACGCTTGCTTTTCACATGAAAATGCAGGTTTAATTGGGTCCACATTCCATTTGATTGAGAACTTCCGCAATCTTTTCTTACTCATGTCATATCAATGGGATATTATAAAAGATTTGGTACTATTTATCTCGATGGAAACTTCTCCAACTAATTGAAACCCTTCAATGAGATCACCAtccataataaagaaaaatcaagaggaagtGAGCATAATATGTATTGTTCTACATTTGTTTCATGTGAttaaaatcttttcctttttccttttctgaagTTATTTGGCCAGACGATTGTGTAGACAGTGTTCCTCATTGTCGTATTTCTCTTGCAATTTCTATTTATGTATCAAATGATTTAAGTTGTGATGCATGAACGATATTTCATCCTCAGGTTACTAGAGTGATTGGGAGAGAAGTAAATTAGTATTTGTCTTTCGTGACATCAATTTGTGGTCGGAGTTGTCCATGTGCAAAGTTGCATGGACAAGTTCCTTTCTGGTAGGTAGATGTATGTTGACCAAACTAAGGATTACTGTGTGGATTATCCTTATCTTGGAGAAAAAGTGTTAAGAGAGTGGTAGATTTGTTTTGTATCGGGGTTGGTAGGAATTTCTCATCCAAAATTGACTTTTGAGTGCAATTTGTTGAGCAGTGCCCACCAAATGTGGGAGTGGGTTTCCCTATCAGGTGTGCCAATTGACGACTCTGCTTCTCAAGTGGAGATGAACTGGTTATTCTATGTTTTCTTCGTTGTTCGTACTGGATAATTAGTGAGTGACATGCTCTTCTAGTATGAATGGGGTTGAATTTGACATCTCAAATGGGTCCCCGTTCAATATATAGAATAGCTAGTTTACATATTGGGGTCACTTTGCAATTTTGTACTTAATAGGGTATTGAAATTTTATGGACAGGAGCTCAACAAATGGCAATAGAGAATCTGACATAATGTCGAGCATTTTGGACGGAATCCTCGTCTTTTCCAATCAATATCCCGacatgtcaattttaatttcaagcTTCATTAGTTGGATTCGGGCTGTTTAATCGGTGCTATTAATTGAACCAAAATCGAAACCGGATAAAGGAAGAGGACTTAGCTTCGGTGATCGAATAACGTCTATCGAGCAGGAGGAGTCATTCTCTTCAGAAAAAAATCTGAGGGACTTCGAAAATCGCAAGTCGAGCGAAGGAATTGCTTTGAAGAGGATTTTCCTCTCCTAGTGATCCATTTCCAAAGTATCGATCATCCCTTCTCTCTCCAGTGGAGGACTTCGAGCTGGATTCGGTTTTTTCGGATCTCATCACTGCGGAAAATAGTAGAACGGGGGAATCGGAATGCGATGTTAGGATGGCCTTCAACGATGGTGACAATCAGCGGAACTAGCTCTAGCTCTCTGGAATCGTGAATCGAGTTGGATGAAATCATTTCTCGAAAGGAACTATCACGAATGCATGCGTCTTTGGTCTGATCTATTCTTTGCAGAATGAGATATGGAAAGCAATCGGCAATAGATGCTGGTGATCGGAGATGGTCGATTCTCACATCAATCAATGTTCTCCATGCTTCTAATCCTTGGTTCCACGagagaaaattttgttttcttccttcaTCTCCCCATTTTGGTTGTGTGCAAGAGTTAAAAGTAGTTGGGGGCAAACCAGATTAGGGATACGGTTTCGAATTGGcgaatttc
This genomic stretch from Eucalyptus grandis isolate ANBG69807.140 chromosome 3, ASM1654582v1, whole genome shotgun sequence harbors:
- the LOC104421912 gene encoding AT-hook motif nuclear-localized protein 15 yields the protein MANRWWAGNVAMRGADPPPFQLSNADEDRRGGLSRGIPPIREQDFMDNANNAIATPTNSSGTSKTNPNLSEADSQDDDSHDNAGAGDDPGGSIHETPEPRSGSSSGSRSGRRPRGRPPGSKNKPRPPIVVTKESPNSLRSHILEISSGSDIAESIANFAQRRHRGVSVLSGSGIVTNVTLRQPTAPGGVIALQGRFEILSLNGAFLPAPSPPGATGLTVYLSGGQGQVVGGTAVGPLVASGPVMVVAATFSNATYEQLPVEDEAEEANVAVGDGGETMQLQPTSAGMSHPGNSGSHNSGSQSSQGLANQHHASSSMPMFTLPPNLMPNGQVHDMFWATPRPPPSY